The Caenorhabditis elegans chromosome II genome has a segment encoding these proteins:
- the T05B9.1 gene encoding Nuclear receptor domain-containing protein (Confirmed by transcript evidence), with the protein MNTSSSADPKPDASLSSSNSKIKKEEDLEAMKEAIAQLLQGVEELTQDKLNDAKSRKKLEESMEELKSQNLDLKAQLDFQMAHFQSLFEAHEKEIADLKARQYQNNSIAAQTPPPDVRQELRSFPMVKHSRENPELRNVPVLIFSRCMLCETDEHTIHSCPIYNTNSKRYEGFKDKGLCRSCALPANSDGSATCGRNCMFSRRRCTNCWDKGGDKSYVYHLEFTCRWDERRSQRTSPFSTDHSDRSSKHPRISFDECENHHY; encoded by the exons ATGAACACTTCAAGTTCTGCAGATCCGAAACCGGATGCGTCACTGTCGAG TTCGAACAGCAAAATCAAAAAGGAGGAGGATTTGGAGGCGATGAAAGAAGCGATTGCCCAATTATTGCAAGGAGTTGAGGAACTGACCCAGGACAAGCTAAATGATGCCAAGTCCAGGAAGAAACTTGAAGAATCTATGGAGGAACTTAAGTCACAGAACTTGGATCTCAAGGCTCAGCTGGATTTCCAAATGGCACACTTTCAATCGCTCTTTGAAGCACACGAAAaggaaattgccgatttgaaaGCTCGCCAATATCAAAACAACTCGATTGCCGCGCAGACACCACCACCAGATGTTCGTCAGGAACTGCGTTCATTCCCGATGGTTAAACATTCACGAGAAAATCCCGAGCTGAGGAATGTGCCGGTGTTGATTTTCTCAAGATGCATGCTCTGCGAGACTGATGAGCACACAATTCATTCGTGTCCGATTTACAACACAAATTCGAAAAGATACGAAGGCTTCAAGGATAAAGGACTCTGCAGATCTTGCGCACTTCCAGCGAACTCCGATGGATCTGCAACTTGTGGAAGAAATTGCATGTTTTCGCGTCGCAGATGCACAAACTGCTGGGATAAGGGAGGTGACAAAAGCTATGTCTATCACTTGGAGTTCACATGTCGATGGGACGAAAGACGATCGCAG AGGACATCGCCGTTTTCAACTGATCACTCGGATCGTTCTTCCAAACACCCACGTATCTCATTTGATGAATGTGAAAACCATCATTATTGA